One region of Lytechinus pictus isolate F3 Inbred chromosome 8, Lp3.0, whole genome shotgun sequence genomic DNA includes:
- the LOC129266893 gene encoding large ribosomal subunit protein mL37-like, which produces MDHLNAQGLMFAFANAISRAKLQYGVDAAIDLEKPIVTQCIVSTGVKFTFMQVQLNTLNMNPDEGIKNMVWVDEGNEMYSDHYPVVFKIYKAHGSRHTKPGYIKKMHRRDPDLGCRDLDVNVFRKFLACYVNGAV; this is translated from the exons ATGGACCATCTCAATGCTCAGGGTCTCATGTTTGCATTTGCCAATGCCATTTCAAGAGCCAAACTTCAGTATGGG GTTGATGCTGCCATTGACCTTGAGAAACCCATCGTGACCCAATGCATCGTGTCAACAGGGGTCAAGTTCACCTTCATGCAAGTACAGCTGAATACTCTGAACATGAACCCTGACGAAGGCATCAAGAATATGGTGTGGGTTGATGAAGGGAATGAGATGTACTCTGATCATTATCCAGTG GTTTTCAAGATATACAAAGCCCATGGCAGCAGACACACCAAGCCAGGTTACATCAAGAAGATGCATCGCAGGGATCCTGATCTTGGATGTAGAGACCTCGATGTCAACGTCTTCAGGAAGTTTCTCGCTTGCTATGTCAATGGTGCTGTTTGA